A portion of the Chondrinema litorale genome contains these proteins:
- a CDS encoding nuclear transport factor 2 family protein: MEDIITSFYQAFQQKDAAKMNACYHDDIEFEDPAFGKLKGEDAKCMWEMLCKNAVNFKLEFSDIKSIDNSGSAHWEAWYDFSRTGKRVHNIIDASFELKDGKIIKHHDHFNLHRWATQAMGWKGWLLGGTSFFKKKLHEQSGKALERYKLKKV, encoded by the coding sequence ATGGAAGATATAATTACTAGTTTCTATCAGGCATTTCAGCAAAAAGATGCTGCTAAAATGAATGCTTGCTACCACGATGATATTGAGTTTGAAGACCCTGCATTTGGTAAATTAAAAGGAGAAGATGCTAAATGTATGTGGGAGATGCTATGTAAAAATGCTGTAAATTTTAAACTAGAGTTTAGTGATATTAAATCGATAGATAATAGTGGCAGTGCACATTGGGAGGCTTGGTACGATTTCAGTAGAACAGGAAAACGCGTGCATAATATCATTGATGCTAGCTTTGAGCTTAAAGATGGAAAGATTATAAAACATCACGACCATTTTAACCTCCATAGATGGGCAACACAAGCAATGGGTTGGAAAGGTTGGTTACTAGGTGGCACTTCGTTCTTCAAGAAAAAACTACATGAGCAGTCGGGAAAAGCATTAGAAAGATATAAGTTGAAGAAAGTGTAA
- a CDS encoding sensor histidine kinase, producing MKFFHRVFLILCLLGILLYSYAVYSETSSFPDFLVDYRETLLMILLVQITGWSVLGVNSILSKIINWKKHTLLRFIIGVLLDALTAFILFFGLIAVSLYLSVGEDELNYMIINREELIVKTGIVFFFTAFTYTIVDFAWFSYRQYAVVQIQKVQMMRNQLELQYDMLKSQLSPHYLFNSLNTISALIYRDVEVAEEFIRNFALTYQYVLETNNKKLVALENEIDFIKSYIFLLKVRFDESLKVFIDIPNELYTSQIPPLTLQLLIENAVKHNVITEGSPLNITISYDEQTGLIVRNNKTTVPESTSSFKVGLANIRRRYGYFSEIPVKIINDTFFTVVLPVLYIDAKQRNKDLPYAFFLTL from the coding sequence ATGAAATTCTTTCATCGGGTATTTTTGATACTCTGTTTACTTGGAATTTTACTCTACAGTTATGCTGTATATAGTGAAACCAGCAGCTTTCCTGATTTTCTGGTAGATTACAGAGAAACCCTACTCATGATTTTACTGGTTCAAATTACTGGTTGGTCGGTACTAGGAGTAAATAGTATTTTGAGTAAAATAATTAATTGGAAGAAGCATACCTTACTGAGGTTTATAATAGGTGTTTTACTAGATGCTCTAACTGCTTTTATTTTGTTTTTTGGCTTAATAGCAGTTAGTCTTTATTTAAGTGTAGGCGAGGATGAGTTAAACTATATGATTATCAATAGAGAGGAGCTCATTGTAAAAACAGGCATTGTATTTTTCTTCACTGCATTTACCTATACCATTGTCGATTTTGCTTGGTTCTCTTACAGGCAATATGCAGTAGTGCAAATCCAGAAAGTACAAATGATGAGAAATCAACTTGAGCTTCAATATGATATGCTTAAGAGCCAGTTAAGCCCGCATTATTTGTTTAATAGCTTAAATACAATTTCAGCATTAATATACAGAGATGTAGAAGTGGCCGAAGAGTTTATCAGAAACTTTGCCTTAACTTATCAATATGTATTAGAGACCAATAATAAAAAACTTGTAGCGCTCGAAAATGAGATTGATTTTATTAAGTCTTATATATTTCTACTGAAAGTTCGCTTCGATGAAAGCCTAAAGGTTTTTATAGATATTCCAAATGAACTGTATACAAGTCAGATACCGCCTTTAACCCTGCAATTGCTTATAGAGAATGCAGTAAAACATAATGTAATTACAGAAGGCTCTCCACTAAATATTACCATCTCTTACGATGAGCAAACAGGATTAATTGTACGAAATAATAAAACCACAGTACCAGAGAGTACCTCATCTTTTAAGGTAGGCCTAGCTAACATTAGAAGAAGGTATGGGTACTTTTCTGAGATTCCTGTAAAGATTATTAATGATACTTTTTTCACAGTGGTATTGCCGGTTTTATATATAGATGCTAAGCAGAGGAATAAAGATTTACCCTATGCTTTTTTCCTTACCTTATAG
- the hemA gene encoding glutamyl-tRNA reductase yields MQSQFKAISISYKNAPLSIREQISLDEKECGSLMRKILEITSVSEALVLSTCNRTEVYYSSQEDQSKTLIQLLCVERGIANSDEIIPYFQVVNDQNEAAIHLFNVSIGLESQVVGDLQITNQVKRAYQLSADLQAAGPFLHRLMHTIFFTNKKVVQETAFRDGAASVSYAAVELVEELTFDKADPKVLVVGVGEIGSDVVRNLQNTHIKDVTIVNRTISKAVTLAQECDYKVAPFENLWEEAEKADVIISSVAGHEPFFTKERVTNLNLLTYKIFIDLSVPRSVEKNVEEIPGAIVHNVDDINNRASQALERRKASIPLVREIIAQSVEEFNEWSKEMIFSPTIQKLKNALEQIRQEELSRYMKQLNEKETEKVEMITRNMMNKIIKLPVLQLKAACKRGEAETLVDLLNDLFNLEANAEQAEK; encoded by the coding sequence ATGCAATCTCAGTTTAAGGCAATTTCTATATCTTACAAAAATGCACCACTAAGTATTAGAGAACAAATCTCACTAGATGAGAAAGAGTGTGGTAGCTTAATGAGGAAGATTCTGGAAATCACATCAGTTTCGGAGGCCTTGGTATTATCAACCTGTAATAGAACAGAAGTATACTACTCCTCTCAAGAAGATCAATCTAAAACACTCATTCAATTACTTTGTGTAGAAAGAGGTATTGCAAACTCTGATGAAATAATCCCTTACTTTCAAGTGGTTAATGATCAGAATGAGGCTGCGATTCATTTGTTTAATGTATCGATTGGTTTAGAATCTCAAGTAGTTGGCGATTTACAAATTACAAATCAGGTTAAAAGAGCCTATCAGTTATCTGCAGATTTGCAGGCAGCTGGCCCTTTTTTACACCGTTTAATGCACACCATTTTCTTTACTAATAAGAAAGTTGTACAAGAAACCGCTTTTAGAGATGGAGCCGCATCAGTTTCTTATGCAGCAGTAGAATTGGTAGAAGAGCTTACTTTTGATAAAGCAGATCCTAAAGTTTTGGTGGTAGGTGTTGGTGAGATTGGTTCTGATGTAGTGAGAAACTTACAGAATACGCACATTAAAGATGTAACTATTGTAAACAGAACAATTTCTAAAGCAGTAACATTAGCACAAGAGTGTGATTATAAAGTTGCTCCTTTTGAGAACTTATGGGAAGAAGCAGAAAAGGCTGATGTAATTATTAGTTCTGTTGCTGGCCACGAGCCATTCTTTACTAAAGAGAGAGTTACAAATTTAAATCTACTTACCTACAAAATATTTATTGATCTTTCTGTACCTAGAAGTGTAGAAAAAAATGTTGAGGAAATTCCAGGTGCAATTGTTCATAATGTAGATGATATTAACAATCGTGCTTCTCAGGCATTAGAAAGGAGAAAGGCTTCAATTCCATTAGTTAGAGAAATTATTGCTCAATCTGTAGAAGAGTTTAATGAGTGGTCTAAAGAAATGATCTTTTCTCCAACTATTCAAAAGCTGAAAAATGCACTTGAGCAAATCAGACAGGAAGAGTTGAGTCGCTACATGAAACAGCTCAATGAAAAAGAGACTGAGAAAGTAGAGATGATCACCAGAAATATGATGAATAAAATCATAAAATTACCGGTGTTACAGTTAAAAGCTGCTTGTAAAAGAGGCGAGGCTGAAACTCTTGTAGATCTTCTTAATGATTTATTTAACCTAGAGGCTAACGCGGAGCAAGCTGAGAAATAA
- a CDS encoding mechanosensitive ion channel family protein, whose product MYKTQTSILFFFIFLYSNCFAQTNEKDTPSANLSTPYNTVVTHLQYLQEDSYYPKIAAQSLNAENLSEDQKVKLAVKLKQIYDGTGNYIDPEIIPQDPNYTDSLRNNQNKYVVVSSLPSIYLEKVGNKWLYSANTVKQIDAIHKDVYPFGTSELLDLVHFISDGGKVAGKKYIGLYVWQHIGLLLLIFICFVAHKIFTFFIEKVLVRLLERFRKDTIAGNYIVPVAKPISLLVICWFAAITFPVLQFPIFISQYIIKILNALLPFFVVMVIYKMINVLCYYLEKITSKTETTLDDQLIPLLRKSLKIFVIIGGVIFILQNLEFDITGLLAGISIGGLAFALAAQDTLKNLFGSLMIFVDRPFTVGDWIVTDGVDGTVEEVGFRSTRVRTFHNSVVSIPNGNIADMTIDNMGMRIYRRFKTNIAITYDTPPELIEAFIEGLKQIVKNHPDTRKDYYEIHMNNFGASSLDILFYIFFSVPDWSGELKARGEIMIDIIHLANKLEVRFAFPTSTLHVETFPEKKSLTPDYDISKNAFMAKLKYLQEGKQAKN is encoded by the coding sequence ATGTATAAAACACAGACCAGCATATTATTTTTTTTCATCTTTCTTTATTCCAATTGTTTTGCACAAACAAATGAGAAAGATACGCCAAGTGCCAATTTATCTACGCCTTACAATACTGTTGTAACGCATTTGCAGTATTTGCAAGAAGATAGTTACTACCCTAAAATTGCAGCTCAATCATTAAATGCTGAAAATCTTTCTGAAGATCAAAAGGTAAAACTGGCAGTTAAGCTTAAGCAGATCTATGATGGAACAGGTAATTATATTGATCCTGAAATAATTCCCCAAGATCCAAATTACACAGATTCCCTAAGAAACAACCAAAATAAATATGTGGTAGTTTCCAGTTTACCCAGTATTTATTTAGAAAAAGTGGGAAATAAATGGCTTTATTCTGCAAATACTGTAAAACAGATTGATGCTATCCATAAAGATGTATACCCATTTGGTACCAGTGAGCTATTAGATCTAGTTCATTTTATTTCTGACGGAGGCAAAGTTGCAGGTAAAAAATATATTGGACTCTACGTTTGGCAGCACATTGGGCTTCTTTTACTAATCTTCATATGTTTTGTTGCTCATAAAATATTTACTTTCTTTATCGAAAAAGTTTTAGTTAGACTTTTAGAGAGGTTTAGAAAAGATACTATTGCAGGGAATTACATTGTGCCAGTAGCTAAACCAATCAGTTTATTGGTAATATGTTGGTTTGCAGCTATAACCTTTCCTGTATTACAATTCCCAATATTTATATCTCAGTACATTATTAAAATACTAAATGCACTACTTCCATTTTTTGTGGTAATGGTCATTTATAAAATGATTAATGTGCTTTGCTATTACCTTGAAAAAATCACTTCAAAAACAGAAACTACTTTAGACGACCAGTTAATTCCTTTATTAAGAAAGTCGCTCAAAATTTTTGTGATTATAGGTGGAGTTATTTTCATCCTCCAAAACCTAGAGTTTGACATTACTGGTTTACTAGCCGGAATTTCAATTGGAGGTTTGGCATTTGCGTTAGCCGCACAAGATACACTTAAAAACCTTTTTGGCTCACTAATGATATTTGTTGATAGACCTTTTACTGTTGGCGACTGGATTGTAACAGATGGAGTGGATGGAACAGTGGAAGAAGTTGGTTTTAGATCTACCCGAGTTAGAACTTTTCATAATTCTGTTGTGTCTATTCCCAATGGAAACATAGCAGATATGACTATCGACAATATGGGAATGCGTATTTATAGGAGGTTCAAAACTAATATTGCTATTACTTACGACACACCTCCCGAATTGATAGAAGCTTTTATTGAGGGATTAAAGCAAATTGTAAAAAATCATCCAGATACTAGAAAAGATTATTACGAAATACATATGAATAATTTTGGAGCTTCTTCTCTAGATATTTTATTTTATATATTCTTTAGCGTACCCGATTGGAGTGGAGAGCTGAAAGCACGTGGGGAAATTATGATAGATATTATTCACCTGGCAAATAAATTAGAAGTGCGATTTGCGTTTCCAACTTCTACACTACATGTGGAAACATTCCCCGAAAAAAAATCACTAACACCTGACTACGATATTTCGAAAAACGCCTTTATGGCTAAGCTAAAATACCTGCAGGAAGGTAAGCAAGCAAAAAATTAA
- a CDS encoding TIGR01777 family oxidoreductase: MAEKVLISGGTGLLGKKITSILQAKGYEVSYLSRSKGNKNGIKCYQWDINKQEIEEEAITEADYIIHLAGASVYDKRWTDEYKKIIIESRTKSAALLYNTIKNTENHVKAFISASGISIYGDRGNELVDEDSEAADDFLAQVCVAWEDAAFKMQELDIRTVAIRVGIVLSEEGGAFPKLLMPIKLFVGAPLASGKQYMPWIHIDDLCNIFVKALEDEKMSGVYNGVSPHPLTNEALTKAIADKISRPVFPINVPGFALNIVLGEFAEVLTGGIRASSRKIENTGFKFTYPKINTALNNLLKDD; this comes from the coding sequence ATGGCAGAAAAAGTTCTGATTAGCGGAGGCACAGGCTTACTTGGTAAAAAGATTACCAGTATTTTACAGGCAAAAGGCTATGAAGTTAGCTACCTTAGCCGAAGTAAGGGTAACAAAAATGGCATAAAATGTTATCAGTGGGATATTAATAAGCAGGAAATAGAAGAAGAAGCCATTACTGAAGCAGATTATATAATTCATCTGGCAGGAGCAAGTGTGTATGATAAAAGATGGACGGATGAATACAAAAAAATAATTATTGAGAGCAGAACCAAATCGGCAGCTTTACTCTACAACACCATTAAAAATACAGAAAACCACGTAAAAGCTTTTATTTCTGCATCTGGTATTAGCATTTATGGAGATAGAGGAAATGAACTGGTTGATGAAGATTCTGAAGCAGCAGATGACTTTTTAGCTCAAGTTTGTGTTGCTTGGGAAGATGCCGCATTTAAAATGCAAGAATTAGATATTAGAACGGTAGCAATTAGAGTGGGAATAGTTTTAAGTGAAGAAGGTGGAGCTTTTCCTAAGTTATTGATGCCAATTAAACTTTTTGTAGGTGCTCCTTTGGCGTCAGGCAAACAATACATGCCTTGGATTCACATTGACGACCTTTGTAATATATTTGTAAAGGCTTTAGAAGATGAAAAAATGAGTGGAGTTTATAATGGAGTTTCTCCGCATCCACTCACCAACGAAGCACTTACAAAAGCAATTGCAGATAAAATATCTCGACCAGTATTTCCGATAAATGTGCCTGGTTTTGCACTAAACATTGTGTTAGGCGAATTCGCAGAAGTATTAACCGGAGGGATTAGAGCATCGTCTAGAAAGATAGAAAATACTGGATTTAAATTTACTTATCCTAAAATCAATACCGCATTAAATAACTTACTTAAAGATGACTAA
- a CDS encoding glycosyltransferase family 2 protein: MVKLSVVVITFNEEKNIGRCLASVKDIADEIVVIDSFSTDKTEEISLEHGASFIKNAFEGHIEQKNYAITQATYPHILSLDADEALSDELKKSILAVKQNFEHDGYFFNRLSNYCGKWIKHGRWYPDKKLRLWDSRKGKWAGLNPHDKFEMQEGCKTSWIKGDLLHYTFYNIAQHTLQIHKFTNISSQASYQKGKKVNLLKILVKPTFKFFADYVLRRGFLDGYYGLVIAILGAQSKFMQLVKLHDIYKSKKAN, translated from the coding sequence ATGGTTAAGCTTTCTGTTGTTGTCATCACTTTTAATGAAGAAAAAAACATAGGGCGCTGCCTTGCTTCAGTAAAAGATATAGCTGATGAAATTGTAGTTATAGATTCATTTTCGACAGATAAAACTGAAGAAATATCTCTTGAACATGGAGCAAGTTTTATCAAGAATGCTTTTGAAGGACATATTGAACAAAAAAACTATGCTATAACGCAGGCAACTTACCCACACATACTCTCTTTAGATGCTGATGAAGCCTTGAGCGATGAACTTAAAAAGTCAATTTTAGCAGTTAAGCAAAACTTTGAACACGACGGATATTTCTTTAACAGGCTATCTAACTATTGTGGAAAGTGGATTAAACACGGCAGATGGTATCCTGATAAAAAACTGAGACTTTGGGATAGCAGAAAGGGAAAATGGGCAGGATTAAACCCTCACGATAAATTCGAAATGCAAGAAGGTTGTAAAACATCATGGATTAAAGGCGACCTTTTACATTACACTTTTTACAATATCGCACAACATACTTTACAAATCCACAAATTCACCAATATATCGTCGCAGGCATCTTACCAAAAAGGTAAAAAAGTAAACCTCCTTAAAATTTTAGTAAAGCCCACATTTAAGTTCTTTGCCGATTATGTTTTAAGGCGTGGTTTTTTAGATGGCTATTATGGATTGGTAATCGCTATTTTAGGTGCTCAAAGCAAGTTTATGCAGCTTGTGAAACTACACGATATTTATAAAAGCAAAAAAGCGAATTAA
- a CDS encoding MutS-related protein: MTKQIQQKFEESIKIAEDKRSYEHKQYNLIAILRIVYFVAAVVAIVYVGDKINIWLAIFAGFILLTVFAFIIRYHQKIAWKRDYYSYLSKVNQEEIYRLNNEFKKIKDGGEEFLTPNHAYALDLDLFGNTSVFKSLNRTITVKGKYLLVQWISKRAEKSTIYKRQEAVDELKNQSELRKDFQAKGMFHHGSLEEISRLLAWVNTKASDLHQFLPKLLAYLLPTLLFAGVALYLVLDNIPPIIIAFPLLLNFLALGKYRKTITALCEDTVKSAKILKTYVELFKVLEENEYKSEKLKEIHNKLEINNEKASVAIKKLGSILSNLEVRENVYFAMTINLFTLYEIHWALQLEKWKDNHTNELATWFEALAEFDALQSIAGFAYINPDFVQPEITEADYYYEAIELGHPLISATQRVCNNFHFDGKGKVILITGSNMSGKSTFLRTLGINAILAFTGAPVCAKQLKLSAFDVFTSMRIQDSLEENTSAFYAELKRIKLLFEVLKDNQPVFFLLDEVLKGTNSKDRHLGVNAILKQLFDKNSFGLLSTHDLELNQLADKFPENIVNKSFNSSIINQQLHFDYKLHDGMCHSFSASKLMENLGILGEDVAM; this comes from the coding sequence ATGACTAAACAAATTCAGCAAAAATTTGAAGAAAGCATTAAAATAGCTGAAGACAAACGATCTTATGAACACAAACAATACAATCTGATCGCCATTCTCAGAATCGTTTATTTTGTAGCAGCAGTTGTAGCCATTGTGTATGTTGGTGACAAAATAAACATCTGGTTAGCAATATTCGCAGGTTTTATACTGCTCACTGTATTTGCTTTTATCATCCGATATCATCAAAAAATCGCTTGGAAACGCGATTACTATTCTTATCTAAGTAAGGTGAATCAGGAAGAAATATACAGGTTAAATAATGAATTTAAGAAAATTAAAGATGGTGGCGAAGAATTTCTAACACCTAACCATGCTTATGCTTTAGACCTCGATTTGTTTGGCAACACTTCCGTTTTTAAATCTTTAAACCGAACAATTACGGTTAAAGGAAAATACTTGTTGGTTCAATGGATAAGTAAACGAGCAGAAAAAAGTACAATTTACAAAAGGCAAGAAGCAGTAGATGAGCTTAAAAATCAATCAGAATTAAGAAAAGACTTTCAAGCAAAAGGCATGTTTCACCATGGTAGTTTAGAAGAAATCTCTAGACTATTAGCATGGGTAAATACAAAAGCCAGTGATCTACATCAGTTTTTACCAAAACTCTTAGCTTATCTGCTACCTACATTACTTTTTGCAGGTGTCGCACTGTATTTAGTGCTAGACAATATCCCTCCGATTATTATCGCTTTCCCATTATTATTAAACTTTTTGGCACTTGGCAAATACAGAAAAACCATTACAGCTCTTTGTGAAGACACAGTTAAAAGTGCTAAAATTTTAAAAACTTATGTTGAGCTATTTAAAGTCTTAGAAGAGAATGAATACAAAAGCGAGAAGCTGAAAGAAATACATAATAAGCTTGAAATAAATAATGAGAAAGCATCGGTTGCTATAAAAAAATTAGGTAGCATTTTAAGCAACCTAGAAGTGAGAGAAAATGTGTACTTCGCCATGACGATTAACCTTTTCACTCTCTACGAAATCCACTGGGCTTTACAATTAGAAAAATGGAAAGATAACCACACAAATGAGTTAGCTACTTGGTTCGAAGCTTTGGCCGAATTTGATGCACTACAAAGTATTGCTGGTTTTGCTTACATCAACCCAGATTTTGTACAACCAGAAATTACAGAAGCTGACTATTACTACGAAGCTATAGAATTAGGGCATCCATTAATTTCTGCCACACAGCGGGTTTGCAACAATTTTCATTTCGATGGAAAGGGCAAAGTAATCTTAATTACAGGGTCAAACATGTCTGGTAAAAGTACATTTTTAAGAACCTTGGGCATAAATGCGATACTTGCATTTACTGGTGCTCCAGTTTGTGCTAAACAACTCAAGCTTTCTGCTTTTGATGTTTTTACAAGCATGAGAATCCAAGATTCATTGGAAGAAAACACTTCTGCTTTTTATGCAGAATTGAAGCGAATAAAACTTCTATTTGAAGTATTAAAAGATAACCAACCCGTATTTTTTCTTTTAGATGAAGTATTGAAAGGAACAAACTCGAAAGACAGACACCTTGGAGTAAATGCCATTTTAAAACAGCTTTTCGATAAAAATAGCTTTGGTTTACTTTCTACCCACGATTTAGAATTGAATCAACTAGCAGACAAATTCCCTGAGAACATTGTAAACAAAAG
- the aspS gene encoding aspartate--tRNA ligase, with translation MLRTNTCGELRISDVGKKVKLNGWVQRVRDKGALVWIDLRDRYGITQIFGEEGVTDKELLNQMKELGREFVISVEGEVAERFSKNDKIPTGDIELKIEKLEVLNESKVPPFKIENETDGGEDLRMKYRYLDLRRDVVRSSLQIRHRMAKSVRDYLDHQEFIEVETPVLIKSTPEGARDFLVPSRMNPGEFYALPQSPQTFKQILMVAGFDRYFQLVKCFRDEDLRADRQPEFTQIDCEMSFVEREDILQTFEGLAKYLFKEVKGIEVEDFPRMEYADAMSLYGSDKPDIRFEMTFKDLNEVAKGKGFKVFDDSEAVLGICVKGCAEYTRKQLDEITNWVKRPQIGAKGLVYVKCNADGSYKSSVDKFFNQDDLKAWAEVSGAEANDLLLVLSGDLKKTRKALGELRLEMGSRLGLRDKNVFKPLWVVNFPLLEWDEESERFHAMHHPFTSPIPEDLKKLETEPGEVRANAYDMVINGVEIGGGSIRIHNRDVQSRMFDALGFTKEEAQAQFGFLLEAFEYGAPPHGGIAFGFDRLCSLFGGSDSIRDFIAFPKNTSGRDVMIDSPSPASLEQLKELGIKLFEEK, from the coding sequence ATGCTGAGAACAAATACATGTGGTGAGCTGAGAATTTCCGATGTAGGAAAAAAGGTTAAATTAAACGGTTGGGTACAGCGAGTTAGAGATAAAGGCGCGCTGGTTTGGATAGACTTAAGAGACCGTTATGGTATAACTCAGATATTCGGTGAAGAAGGAGTTACCGATAAGGAGTTGCTTAACCAGATGAAAGAGCTTGGGAGAGAATTTGTAATAAGTGTAGAAGGAGAAGTTGCAGAACGATTCTCAAAAAATGATAAAATTCCTACTGGAGATATCGAATTGAAAATAGAGAAACTAGAAGTGCTAAACGAATCTAAAGTTCCTCCATTTAAAATAGAAAACGAAACTGATGGTGGAGAAGACCTCAGAATGAAATATCGCTACCTAGATCTTAGAAGAGATGTTGTAAGAAGCAGTTTGCAAATAAGACACAGAATGGCGAAATCTGTGAGAGATTATTTAGATCATCAGGAATTTATCGAGGTAGAAACTCCTGTGTTGATAAAATCTACACCAGAAGGTGCTAGAGACTTTCTTGTTCCTTCTAGAATGAATCCAGGTGAGTTTTATGCTTTGCCGCAATCTCCCCAAACATTTAAGCAAATTTTGATGGTAGCTGGTTTCGACCGTTATTTTCAATTGGTTAAATGTTTTAGAGACGAAGATTTAAGAGCAGACCGCCAACCAGAGTTTACTCAAATAGACTGCGAAATGTCTTTTGTTGAAAGAGAAGATATTTTACAAACATTTGAAGGCTTAGCTAAATACTTATTCAAGGAAGTTAAAGGTATTGAGGTTGAGGATTTCCCAAGAATGGAATATGCTGATGCGATGAGCCTTTATGGTTCTGATAAACCAGATATTCGTTTTGAAATGACTTTTAAAGACCTTAATGAAGTAGCAAAAGGTAAAGGCTTTAAAGTCTTTGATGATTCTGAAGCTGTTTTGGGGATATGTGTAAAAGGTTGTGCAGAATATACAAGAAAGCAATTAGACGAAATTACTAATTGGGTTAAAAGACCTCAGATAGGAGCAAAAGGGCTTGTTTATGTAAAATGCAATGCCGATGGAAGCTACAAATCATCAGTTGATAAATTCTTTAATCAGGATGATTTAAAAGCTTGGGCTGAGGTTTCAGGTGCAGAAGCTAACGATTTGCTTTTAGTACTTTCTGGTGATTTAAAGAAAACCAGAAAAGCACTGGGCGAATTGAGACTAGAGATGGGTTCAAGACTTGGTTTGAGAGATAAGAATGTATTTAAACCATTGTGGGTTGTGAACTTTCCATTGTTGGAGTGGGACGAAGAGTCTGAAAGATTCCATGCAATGCACCATCCATTTACCTCGCCAATTCCGGAAGACCTTAAAAAATTGGAAACAGAGCCAGGAGAAGTAAGAGCGAATGCTTATGACATGGTTATCAATGGTGTTGAAATCGGAGGTGGTTCTATTAGAATTCATAACAGAGATGTACAGTCTCGTATGTTTGATGCATTAGGTTTCACTAAAGAAGAAGCTCAAGCACAGTTTGGATTCTTACTAGAAGCTTTTGAATACGGTGCTCCGCCACATGGTGGTATTGCATTTGGTTTCGACCGTTTATGTTCTTTATTCGGTGGTTCAGATTCAATCAGAGACTTTATCGCATTCCCGAAAAATACTTCAGGAAGAGATGTTATGATTGATTCTCCTTCGCCAGCATCTTTAGAACAACTTAAAGAGTTAGGTATAAAATTGTTCGAAGAGAAATAA
- a CDS encoding glycosyltransferase family 4 protein: MNILILTYQGDVAGSTNSISYLAKGLAARGHRVFVGLRKESLLFELLEDTGVIRVPMTFSGRFDFDNVYQIKQLVKSENIEFINAQSSYDRYTSVFAKWMYQLPVKVIHTRRQISKSMGGFFQNLVYVKGTDKVIAVSDGVKKSLMAGGIPDKHIAVVYNGTPKEKYDNLDPLKIEALKKEYGIVPGDKVIGCISRLKEQEQIIEALKYVPFKVKVIFGGIEKQPHWDSIIDQYPVKHDVFFTGILSGPEILHLYKLFDIKVLASTIEGLSQSLLEAMFLKVPVIATDAAGNPDLVKDGENGLLFENANTKQLAEKIEKLFEDDALREKLITNGYKTASENFSLDNTLAGIENLFASLLKKK; this comes from the coding sequence ATGAACATACTAATTTTAACCTATCAGGGAGACGTTGCCGGGTCGACAAATTCAATATCATACCTTGCCAAAGGTCTGGCAGCACGTGGGCACAGAGTATTTGTAGGGCTAAGAAAAGAAAGTCTATTATTTGAACTATTAGAAGATACTGGTGTAATTCGAGTACCTATGACTTTTAGTGGTCGATTTGATTTTGATAATGTTTACCAAATTAAACAATTGGTAAAATCTGAGAATATAGAGTTTATTAATGCACAATCAAGCTACGATAGATATACCAGTGTTTTTGCCAAATGGATGTATCAATTACCTGTTAAAGTAATCCACACCCGTAGGCAAATATCCAAAAGCATGGGTGGGTTTTTCCAGAATCTGGTTTATGTAAAAGGTACTGACAAGGTAATTGCAGTAAGCGATGGGGTTAAAAAAAGCCTAATGGCTGGCGGAATTCCAGATAAACATATCGCTGTAGTTTATAATGGTACTCCTAAAGAAAAATACGATAACCTTGACCCTCTAAAAATTGAGGCATTAAAAAAGGAATATGGTATAGTACCAGGCGATAAAGTAATCGGATGTATTTCTAGGCTAAAAGAGCAAGAGCAAATTATAGAAGCGCTTAAATATGTTCCTTTTAAAGTGAAAGTTATTTTCGGTGGAATTGAAAAACAACCTCACTGGGATAGTATTATAGATCAATACCCTGTAAAGCATGATGTGTTTTTTACTGGAATATTATCTGGCCCCGAAATTTTACATCTCTATAAGCTTTTTGACATCAAAGTGTTAGCAAGTACGATTGAAGGTTTATCTCAATCTCTACTTGAAGCAATGTTTTTAAAAGTACCAGTAATTGCTACAGACGCAGCAGGAAACCCAGATCTTGTAAAAGATGGCGAAAATGGCTTGTTATTCGAAAATGCCAATACCAAACAACTTGCTGAGAAAATTGAAAAGCTATTTGAAGATGATGCTTTAAGAGAAAAACTTATTACAAACGGTTATAAAACAGCCAGTGAAAATTTTTCTTTAGATAATACCCTAGCCGGAATTGAAAATCTCTTCGCATCTTTATTAAAAAAAAAGTAA